In the Flagellimonas sp. MMG031 genome, one interval contains:
- the thrS gene encoding threonine--tRNA ligase has translation MIKITLPDGAVKEVEMGTTPMDVAKSISEGLARNVISAKFNDTTVETVTPLNEDGTLTLYTWNDDEGKKAFWHSTSHVVAQALEELYPGIKLTIGPAIENGFYYDVDFGDQSISEKDFPKIEKKALEIARGKHDYKMRSVSKTDALSYYKSQGNEYKVELIENLDDGTITFCDHSTFTDLCRGGHIPNTGIIKAIKLLSVAGAYWRGDENNTQLTRVYGISFPKQKELTEYLHLLEEAKKRDHRKLGKELELFTFSQKVGQGLPLWLPNGAALRERLEQFLKKAQKKAGYEMVVTPHIGQKELYVTSGHYAKYGEDSFQPIHTPKEDEEFLLKPMNCPHHCEIYNSQPFSYKDLPKRYAEFGTVYRYEQSGELHGLTRVRGFTQDDAHIFCTTEQLNDEFKNVIDLTLYVLNSLGFDNFTAQVSVRDLENPEKYIGAKEDWEKAEQAIIDAAEEKGLNYVVESGEAAFYGPKLDFMIKDALGRSWQLGTIQVDYNLPKRFDLTYKGSDNELHRPVMIHRAPFGSMERFVALLLEHTGGNFPLWLIPTQAIVLPVSEKHEKYAQKVLNSLENHEIRALIDNRNETVGKKIREAELKKIPFMIIVGEQEEESATISVRRHGGEDLGGLSVDAFSDLVTTEINSTLKSF, from the coding sequence ATGATAAAAATCACACTGCCCGATGGTGCTGTAAAAGAAGTTGAAATGGGAACTACACCCATGGATGTTGCCAAAAGTATTAGTGAAGGATTGGCCCGAAACGTCATTTCGGCCAAATTCAACGATACCACCGTTGAAACAGTAACCCCTTTGAACGAAGACGGGACCTTGACCTTATATACCTGGAACGATGATGAGGGAAAAAAGGCGTTTTGGCACTCCACTTCGCACGTCGTGGCACAGGCACTGGAAGAGCTTTATCCTGGTATAAAACTTACCATAGGGCCGGCCATTGAGAACGGTTTTTATTATGATGTTGATTTTGGAGACCAGTCCATTTCCGAAAAGGACTTTCCAAAAATCGAAAAAAAGGCATTGGAAATTGCCCGTGGCAAGCACGATTATAAAATGAGGAGTGTTTCCAAGACGGATGCGCTTTCCTATTATAAGAGTCAAGGCAACGAATATAAGGTAGAACTCATCGAAAATCTCGACGACGGTACAATCACCTTTTGCGACCACAGCACTTTTACCGATCTATGCCGTGGGGGACACATTCCCAATACAGGAATCATTAAAGCCATCAAGTTATTAAGCGTTGCCGGCGCCTACTGGAGAGGTGATGAAAACAACACCCAGCTGACCCGTGTATATGGCATTTCGTTCCCAAAGCAAAAAGAATTGACCGAGTACTTGCACTTATTGGAAGAGGCCAAGAAAAGGGATCATCGAAAATTGGGTAAGGAATTGGAGCTGTTCACCTTTTCGCAAAAGGTAGGTCAAGGCCTTCCCCTGTGGTTGCCCAATGGAGCGGCCCTTCGTGAGCGATTGGAGCAATTCCTGAAGAAGGCACAAAAGAAAGCGGGTTACGAAATGGTGGTCACTCCCCATATTGGACAAAAGGAACTGTATGTTACCTCGGGCCACTATGCCAAGTACGGGGAAGATAGCTTTCAGCCGATACACACTCCAAAAGAAGATGAGGAGTTCCTATTGAAGCCGATGAACTGTCCACATCATTGTGAAATATACAACAGCCAGCCCTTTAGCTACAAAGATCTTCCCAAACGCTACGCTGAATTTGGTACGGTTTACAGGTATGAGCAAAGCGGCGAGTTGCATGGCCTAACGCGGGTTCGTGGGTTCACCCAAGATGATGCGCATATTTTCTGTACTACGGAGCAATTGAACGACGAGTTCAAAAACGTGATCGATCTTACCTTATATGTATTGAATTCCCTTGGATTTGATAATTTCACCGCACAGGTTTCCGTGAGGGACTTGGAGAATCCTGAAAAATATATTGGAGCCAAGGAAGATTGGGAAAAAGCCGAGCAGGCCATTATTGATGCAGCCGAGGAAAAAGGGTTGAACTACGTGGTGGAAAGTGGTGAAGCCGCATTTTACGGCCCCAAGCTGGACTTTATGATCAAGGATGCGCTTGGTAGAAGTTGGCAATTGGGCACCATCCAAGTGGATTATAACCTTCCCAAGCGATTTGACCTTACCTACAAAGGAAGTGACAACGAATTGCACAGGCCTGTAATGATTCACCGTGCCCCCTTTGGAAGTATGGAACGGTTTGTGGCGCTATTGCTGGAACATACGGGAGGAAACTTCCCGTTGTGGCTGATTCCGACACAGGCTATTGTTCTGCCTGTCAGTGAGAAGCATGAAAAATATGCGCAAAAAGTTTTGAATTCGCTAGAAAATCACGAAATTCGCGCGCTCATTGATAACAGGAACGAAACGGTAGGGAAGAAAATCCGCGAGGCAGAGCTCAAGAAAATCCCATTTATGATCATTGTTGGGGAACAAGAAGAGGAGTCTGCCACCATTTCGGTCAGGCGACACGGAGGTGAAGATTTGGGCGGTTTAAGCGTTGATGCATTTTCGGACTTGGTAACTACTGAAATAAATAGTACCTTAAAGTCGTTCTAA
- the rpmI gene encoding 50S ribosomal protein L35 has protein sequence MPKMKTKSSAKKRFKLTGTGKIKRKHAFKSHILTKKSKKRKLKLTHSTLVHPADEDNIKEQLRLK, from the coding sequence ATGCCTAAGATGAAAACAAAATCCAGTGCCAAAAAGCGTTTTAAGCTTACCGGAACTGGTAAAATCAAAAGAAAGCACGCTTTCAAGAGTCACATTCTGACGAAAAAATCGAAAAAGCGCAAGCTTAAGTTGACCCATTCGACCTTGGTTCACCCAGCGGATGAGGACAACATCAAGGAACAATTACGTTTAAAATAA
- the rplT gene encoding 50S ribosomal protein L20, with the protein MPRSVNSVASRARRKKVMKQAKGYFGRRKNVWTVAKNAVEKAMLYAYRDRRNKKRTFRSLWITRINAGARMHGMSYSQFMGKVKANGIELNRKVLADLAMNHPDAFKAIVEKVK; encoded by the coding sequence ATGCCAAGATCAGTAAATTCAGTTGCTTCACGAGCTAGAAGAAAAAAAGTGATGAAGCAAGCCAAAGGTTACTTTGGAAGACGTAAAAACGTTTGGACAGTAGCCAAAAATGCGGTAGAAAAAGCAATGCTTTATGCATACCGCGATAGAAGAAACAAAAAACGTACGTTCCGTTCCCTATGGATCACCCGTATCAACGCCGGTGCCAGAATGCACGGAATGTCTTACTCTCAATTTATGGGTAAAGTAAAAGCCAATGGAATAGAGCTCAACAGAAAAGTTCTTGCCGATTTGGCCATGAACCACCCAGATGCCTTCAAGGCCATCGTTGAGAAAGTTAAGTAA
- a CDS encoding HAD family hydrolase codes for MDLSQIKMVVTDMDGTLLNSKHEVSPRFFEIYQELKKKNIAFVAASGRQYHSMVDKLDSIKNEILVIAENGALIRKQEQTLLTTPINLSEVHRILDTVRPLQNVHPVLCCQNNAFVGGDSNEFLEMLREYYSEFEIVTDQKTVNEEVLKIAIYHFESSEKHIYPHVKHLEGDLKVKVSGANWVDVSNKNAHKGYALQKVMDEYQITSHELMVFGDYNNDLEMLELSDYSFAMANAHPNVLKTAKYTTHSNDDFGVERILEKLI; via the coding sequence ATGGACCTATCACAGATAAAAATGGTGGTTACCGATATGGACGGCACCTTGTTGAATTCCAAACATGAGGTAAGCCCACGTTTTTTTGAAATCTACCAAGAACTCAAAAAGAAAAATATCGCTTTTGTGGCCGCAAGCGGCAGACAATACCACAGCATGGTCGATAAATTGGATTCCATCAAGAACGAAATTTTGGTGATTGCCGAAAACGGGGCCCTCATCAGAAAACAAGAGCAAACCTTGCTCACTACACCCATCAACCTGTCCGAAGTACACCGAATTCTGGATACCGTTCGCCCTCTGCAGAATGTGCATCCTGTACTTTGTTGCCAAAACAATGCCTTTGTGGGCGGTGACTCCAATGAATTTCTGGAAATGCTCCGCGAGTACTATTCCGAATTTGAAATTGTAACCGACCAGAAAACAGTGAACGAAGAAGTCCTGAAAATTGCCATCTACCACTTCGAGAGTTCCGAGAAGCACATTTATCCCCACGTAAAACACCTGGAAGGTGACTTAAAGGTAAAGGTATCCGGTGCCAACTGGGTCGATGTTTCCAATAAAAATGCCCACAAGGGCTACGCACTGCAAAAGGTGATGGATGAATATCAGATTACATCACACGAACTTATGGTCTTCGGGGATTACAACAACGATTTGGAAATGCTGGAACTATCCGATTACAGTTTTGCCATGGCCAATGCCCATCCCAATGTTTTGAAAACCGCCAAATATACCACCCATAGCAATGACGATTTTGGAGTGGAGCGTATTCTGGAGAAATTGATATAA
- the infC gene encoding translation initiation factor IF-3, with amino-acid sequence MRRRFRPQPRRENKNPHNINEKIKAREVRLVGDNVEMGVYPISKAREIANEQELDLVEISPNAEPPVCKVMDYKKFLYEQKKRDKAMKAKASKVVVKEIRFGPQTDDHDYEFKKRHAEKFLKDGAKLKAYVFFKGRSIVYKDQGEILLLRLAQDLEELGKVEQMPKLEGKRMTMFIAPKTSKK; translated from the coding sequence ATTAGAAGAAGATTTAGACCCCAACCAAGGAGGGAAAACAAAAACCCTCACAACATCAATGAGAAAATAAAAGCCCGGGAAGTTAGGCTTGTCGGCGACAATGTTGAGATGGGTGTTTACCCCATTTCCAAGGCAAGGGAAATAGCCAACGAACAGGAGTTGGATTTGGTAGAGATTTCACCAAATGCGGAACCGCCTGTTTGCAAGGTAATGGATTATAAAAAGTTTCTTTACGAACAGAAGAAACGCGACAAGGCCATGAAGGCCAAAGCGAGCAAAGTGGTCGTAAAGGAAATAAGGTTTGGGCCACAAACGGATGACCATGATTACGAGTTCAAGAAAAGACATGCAGAAAAATTCTTGAAAGATGGTGCCAAACTAAAAGCCTATGTGTTCTTTAAAGGACGTTCGATCGTTTACAAGGACCAAGGCGAAATATTACTGCTCAGGCTGGCCCAAGATTTGGAAGAACTTGGAAAAGTGGAGCAAATGCCCAAATTGGAGGGCAAACGGATGACGATGTTCATTGCGCCAAAGACGAGTAAAAAATAA
- a CDS encoding secondary thiamine-phosphate synthase enzyme YjbQ yields MNFYQKEIQLPAHQRGFHLITEQVLDAMPDIENINTGFLQVFIKHTSASLTINENADPTVRTDFESHINQMVPENAPYYVHNYEGPDDMPAHIKASLMGSSVQVPITNGRLNLGIWQGIYLCEHRDRASGRRLVLTAFGN; encoded by the coding sequence ATGAATTTTTATCAGAAGGAAATACAATTACCCGCCCATCAAAGGGGCTTTCATTTAATTACGGAACAGGTACTTGATGCAATGCCGGATATCGAGAACATCAATACCGGTTTTTTACAGGTCTTCATCAAGCATACTTCGGCCAGTTTGACCATTAATGAGAATGCCGACCCCACGGTTAGAACGGATTTTGAGAGCCATATCAACCAAATGGTCCCTGAAAACGCGCCTTATTACGTGCACAATTATGAGGGACCGGACGATATGCCTGCCCATATTAAAGCTTCGCTTATGGGATCCTCGGTCCAAGTACCGATTACCAATGGCAGGTTAAACTTGGGGATTTGGCAAGGTATTTATCTTTGTGAACACCGTGACCGTGCTTCGGGAAGGAGGTTGGTATTGACCGCATTCGGCAATTAA
- a CDS encoding carboxypeptidase-like regulatory domain-containing protein — translation MNIKRTHLLALAILLPCGLFSQEFIQGRLLDSVSKAPVVFANILLEGSSKGVISNEDGSFRIPMEFKSEYEGLLISSLGYESVSVAMDALSEDRLNTIYLTPRTIALQETTVVGYTKRSLAKRIVRKAIRAIPRNFSKDPFSLVGYYRDYQQDEGTYLNLNESIVEVRDEGFHKSDAKTTKYQIYRLVKNMDFPRDSISSMSYDYENQNKVIAQGFLPSYNGNELVILRVHDAVRNYDIDSYSFVNNLRRDFVHNHDFQMGSDVYLDGEWLYSVLFDTYKENVRAKGRIIISKTDYSIYGLDYAAYEWNKKKEGSEPSNEDSSRMIFHIQSEYRPYQGKMFLNYLSFSNRFVVRLSPAFMLKNITIDTNNKITWLEFNNPVNISSTLDKEHYEVFFRKKKLAFELLKGHEEEDKVFIRPIFTSEKDETAYFSNDREAIKKRMVYKVKGLMDVYGNMLGHSEQKEYLQYREFFTQRILQRNDGAENGVPMDKERPLFDHVVTDESVEAVQDYWMNTPLQEANNPPE, via the coding sequence ATGAACATAAAGAGGACCCATTTACTCGCCCTTGCCATACTACTGCCCTGTGGGCTTTTTTCCCAAGAATTTATTCAAGGACGTCTTTTGGATTCTGTATCAAAAGCACCTGTGGTGTTTGCCAATATTCTCTTGGAAGGCTCTTCCAAAGGGGTCATATCCAATGAGGATGGTAGTTTCAGGATTCCGATGGAGTTCAAATCCGAATACGAAGGTCTTCTTATTTCATCTTTGGGGTACGAGTCTGTCTCCGTTGCGATGGATGCATTATCGGAAGACCGTCTCAATACTATTTATCTTACACCAAGGACCATAGCTTTGCAGGAGACCACGGTGGTCGGTTATACCAAAAGGTCTTTGGCCAAACGGATTGTTAGGAAGGCTATTCGGGCCATCCCCCGAAATTTTTCAAAGGACCCTTTTAGCCTTGTGGGATATTATAGGGATTATCAACAAGATGAAGGAACGTACCTCAATTTGAATGAGTCGATTGTTGAGGTTAGAGACGAAGGTTTTCATAAAAGTGACGCCAAAACCACGAAATACCAGATTTATCGCTTGGTGAAGAACATGGATTTTCCGAGGGACAGTATTTCGAGTATGTCCTACGACTACGAAAATCAGAATAAGGTAATTGCCCAAGGATTTCTGCCTTCTTATAATGGGAATGAGCTGGTTATTCTTAGGGTTCACGATGCCGTACGTAATTATGACATCGATTCCTATTCATTTGTGAACAATCTTCGAAGGGATTTTGTTCACAATCATGATTTTCAAATGGGAAGTGATGTGTACTTGGATGGGGAATGGCTGTATAGTGTGCTGTTTGATACCTATAAAGAGAACGTTAGGGCAAAAGGGAGGATCATCATCTCCAAAACGGATTACTCCATTTATGGGCTGGATTATGCGGCCTATGAGTGGAACAAGAAAAAGGAGGGAAGCGAACCATCCAATGAAGATTCCTCCCGGATGATATTCCACATACAATCGGAATATCGGCCGTACCAAGGCAAAATGTTCCTCAATTACCTCTCCTTTAGCAATCGGTTCGTGGTGCGTCTGTCCCCTGCATTCATGCTGAAGAACATAACTATCGATACGAACAATAAGATAACTTGGCTAGAATTTAACAATCCAGTGAACATTTCTTCCACATTGGACAAGGAGCATTATGAAGTATTTTTCAGAAAGAAGAAGTTGGCCTTTGAACTGTTGAAAGGTCATGAAGAGGAAGACAAGGTATTTATAAGACCCATTTTTACTTCGGAAAAGGATGAGACAGCCTATTTTTCAAATGATAGGGAAGCTATTAAGAAGCGTATGGTGTATAAAGTGAAAGGGTTGATGGATGTTTACGGGAATATGTTGGGTCATTCCGAGCAAAAGGAATATCTGCAATACAGGGAATTTTTTACCCAGCGCATACTACAGAGAAATGATGGAGCTGAAAATGGGGTTCCCATGGATAAGGAACGGCCATTGTTTGACCATGTGGTCACGGATGAATCGGTAGAGGCTGTACAGGACTATTGGATGAATACGCCGCTTCAGGAAGCAAACAATCCTCCAGAGTAA
- a CDS encoding asparagine synthetase B → MIMTYLFKIAFLLSPRAKSRGLLFILLLLSLQSFASVILVPMDAEGQKNHLKAYGITYWVLSKQQKVQWLLNYRGGSFLLPDGDAIRKECQIRGVSFEVLSDAQAEQILDEISSPSQNQDAVILEKAPKIAVYSPKGNQPWDDAVTMVLTYAEIPYTTIYDTEVLGDKLALYDWLHLHHEDFTGQYGRFYGHYRAAPWYIEDKANAEALAQSLGYSKVSEEKLAVALKIRNYVIGGGFMFAMCSATDSFDIALAAEGVDICEPMFDGDPSDANYQAKLDFSKTFAFTNFTLERNPIRYEFSSIDMTNKRANVPRESDYFSLMEFSAKWDPVPTMLTQNHTSLVKGFMGQTTAYTRNEVKPTVMVLGENKINGEARYIHGIKGKGFFTFYGGHDPEDYQHRVGDPKTELELHPTSPGYRLILNNVLFPAARKKKQKPSPSAL, encoded by the coding sequence ATGATAATGACGTACCTTTTTAAAATAGCATTCCTTCTTTCACCTCGAGCGAAGTCGAGAGGTCTCCTTTTTATTTTACTCTTACTTTCTTTACAATCTTTTGCCTCGGTCATCCTGGTACCGATGGATGCCGAAGGTCAAAAAAATCATTTAAAAGCTTACGGAATTACCTATTGGGTATTGTCCAAGCAGCAAAAGGTGCAATGGCTGCTCAATTATCGGGGCGGCTCTTTTTTATTGCCTGATGGTGATGCGATTCGAAAGGAATGCCAAATTCGTGGTGTTTCCTTTGAGGTCTTATCCGATGCGCAGGCCGAGCAAATCTTGGATGAAATCAGCAGTCCATCACAGAATCAGGATGCCGTTATCCTTGAAAAAGCACCAAAGATTGCGGTGTATTCCCCAAAGGGGAACCAACCTTGGGACGATGCTGTGACCATGGTACTGACCTATGCGGAGATTCCCTATACCACCATATACGATACCGAAGTTCTGGGCGATAAATTGGCGCTATACGATTGGTTGCACCTGCACCATGAGGACTTTACAGGCCAGTATGGCCGCTTTTACGGACATTATCGAGCGGCTCCATGGTATATTGAGGATAAGGCCAACGCTGAGGCATTGGCGCAGAGCTTAGGTTATTCGAAAGTATCGGAAGAGAAGTTGGCCGTTGCCCTCAAAATCAGGAATTATGTGATTGGGGGCGGGTTTATGTTTGCCATGTGCTCAGCAACCGATAGTTTTGATATCGCCCTTGCTGCCGAGGGAGTGGATATCTGTGAGCCCATGTTTGATGGAGACCCTTCCGATGCGAACTATCAAGCCAAATTGGATTTTAGCAAGACGTTCGCCTTCACCAACTTTACCTTGGAACGGAACCCCATCCGATATGAGTTTTCCTCCATCGATATGACAAACAAACGTGCCAACGTACCCAGAGAATCGGATTATTTTTCTTTGATGGAGTTTTCCGCTAAATGGGACCCTGTACCTACCATGCTAACGCAAAACCATACGAGTTTGGTGAAAGGGTTTATGGGCCAGACCACTGCCTATACCCGAAACGAAGTGAAGCCCACGGTAATGGTCTTGGGCGAGAACAAAATCAACGGAGAGGCCCGATACATTCATGGTATAAAAGGGAAAGGTTTCTTCACCTTTTATGGCGGACATGATCCAGAGGATTACCAGCATAGGGTAGGGGACCCCAAAACGGAATTGGAATTGCATCCAACTTCACCAGGATACCGATTGATTTTGAACAACGTTTTGTTTCCCGCCGCCCGCAAAAAAAAGCAGAAACCTAGCCCAAGTGCTCTTTAA
- a CDS encoding dienelactone hydrolase family protein, protein MAPLKKDDIKQEVFDLYDKYAHNQIDRREFMEKLSVYAVGGITLASLMSFVMPNYKDTLTVSPNDPELDSKFITYNSPKGGGEIKGLLSKPKNSSGKMGGVVVVHENRGLNPYIEDVGRRAAKAGFISLAPDALTPLGGYPGNDDDGRAMQRERDRNEMLEDFIAAYEYLKNHEDCNGKVGMVGFCFGGWISNMMAVKVPDLAAAVPFYGSQPEDSEVAQIQAPLLIHYAGLDERVNAGWPDYEAKLKELDKDYEVHFYPDVNHGFHNNTTPRFDEASADLAWKRTVDFFKEHLG, encoded by the coding sequence ATGGCACCCTTAAAAAAAGACGACATCAAACAGGAAGTTTTTGACCTGTACGACAAATATGCCCATAACCAGATTGACCGTAGGGAATTCATGGAAAAGCTCTCTGTTTACGCAGTGGGCGGCATTACCCTGGCCTCTTTGATGAGTTTTGTAATGCCCAATTACAAGGATACACTGACCGTATCGCCCAATGACCCGGAACTGGATTCCAAGTTCATCACCTATAACTCTCCAAAGGGCGGTGGCGAAATCAAAGGATTATTGTCCAAACCAAAAAATAGTTCGGGCAAAATGGGCGGTGTGGTTGTGGTACACGAAAATCGCGGACTCAACCCCTATATAGAAGATGTGGGGCGAAGAGCTGCAAAAGCCGGTTTTATTTCATTAGCTCCGGATGCGCTTACTCCGCTTGGAGGTTATCCCGGAAATGATGATGACGGAAGGGCCATGCAACGGGAACGAGATCGCAACGAAATGTTGGAGGATTTTATCGCCGCCTACGAGTATCTCAAAAATCACGAAGACTGTAATGGCAAAGTGGGTATGGTCGGATTTTGTTTCGGCGGATGGATTTCCAATATGATGGCCGTGAAAGTGCCGGATTTGGCCGCTGCTGTTCCTTTTTATGGAAGTCAGCCCGAAGATAGTGAAGTAGCACAAATACAGGCCCCACTATTGATTCATTATGCTGGATTGGATGAGCGGGTGAACGCGGGTTGGCCCGATTACGAAGCAAAACTAAAGGAACTCGATAAAGATTACGAAGTCCATTTTTATCCCGATGTCAACCACGGCTTTCATAACAATACCACACCACGTTTTGATGAGGCCTCGGCCGATTTAGCTTGGAAACGGACGGTTGATTTCTTTAAAGAGCACTTGGGCTAG